TTTTGTGTTTTAAGGACGCATCTTTTTTTCGGATTTTGCTTGACATTGAATGCATTTTAAAGCGTAGGGCAGGGCCTTTAGTCTGTCTTCAGGTATCTGGTCCTTGCAGGTAATACATTTTCCGTATTTGCCTTCCCGTATTCTTTCCAATGCAGAATCAATCTTTTGCAGTTTTTTTACATTATTTTCTCCGATAAATTCGAGCATATCTCTGTCGGTACTATATGAGGCCAAATCTGCAAAGTCTTTGGGGATGCTGTTTGCTAAGGTTTCTGCATACTCTTCATCATTTCTCTGCAATGAAGCGAGTATTTCCTCCCTCTCTTTTAGCAAATATTCTTTCATTTCCTCAATAAACTTCTTTTTCATACACATCTCCTAGTTGACAATTTTTTTAATAGACTTTAGAATTATACGACTAAATCAAGCAAAAAGCAAATGTTTTTTTTGAATTTATTCATTTTTTTGGAGGTCTTGTGGCTAAGGAAGAAGCAATTGAAGTTGAAGGTATTGTTAAGGAGTCTCTTCCCAATACTATGTTTAGGGTTGAGTTAAAAAACGGTCATGTTATTTTGGCTCATTTATCCGGAAAGATGCGGAAGCATTATATTAAAATCGTACCGGGAGATACGGTAAAAGTTGCCTTATCCCCCTATGACTTGACAAGAGGCCGAATTATCTTCAGAGAAAGATAAACGTTTATCTTTAGATAAACGCTTATCTTAAAGATAAGCTCTAATCGAATATCGCCATATAGCCTTTCCTTATTCGGAGAACTCCCTCTGCAACAAGGGATAAGGCTAAGAGAAAACCCAAAATTCCTAAAAAGATAATACTCTTAAATAGCAGGAGACCTACTATTGTCAGTAGTATGCCGCTTATAAGTATCTTAAAGGCTTCACTTCGGCTAATTTTTTCTCTTTTCTTTGCATTTTCGCTTCGGATATTTCTCCAATTTTTCCACCAATTAGAGCTGAAAATGTCGTCTCCAAAGGGATTTGTGTTTTGACCGTAAGTATAGGTTTTCTCTGAAGAGTTAAAGGGGGTTGATGTACCGAGGTCGTAGTCTCTTCGTCTTTGAGGGTCGGAGAGCACGGAATAAGCCTCGCTTATATGCTTAAATTTCTCTTCAGCTGCCTTGTTATCCGGGTTTTTGTCGGGATGATACTTCATAGCCAAGGTTCTATATGCCTGTTTAATTTGGTCTTCATCAGCATTATTAGAGACATTCAGTATACTGTAATAATTTTCCACTAACCTATCACCGTTCCTTTAAAATCTTTACCGTTGAGAATGTTTTCCAAATTCTCAATATCTTTTCCGGCAGCACATATTACTTTTATACCTGCTTTTTGGGCTCTTTGGCTTGCTATGGGGTCAAAAGGGGTGTTTTTTCCGGGTACCCATTCCGTCCCGACTATTTTTATAAAATCTTCCCAAGATATTGAATCTATAGGTCTTGCTTC
The DNA window shown above is from Treponema denticola and carries:
- a CDS encoding TraR/DksA family transcriptional regulator, whose amino-acid sequence is MKKKFIEEMKEYLLKEREEILASLQRNDEEYAETLANSIPKDFADLASYSTDRDMLEFIGENNVKKLQKIDSALERIREGKYGKCITCKDQIPEDRLKALPYALKCIQCQAKSEKKMRP
- the infA gene encoding translation initiation factor IF-1 — its product is MAKEEAIEVEGIVKESLPNTMFRVELKNGHVILAHLSGKMRKHYIKIVPGDTVKVALSPYDLTRGRIIFRER
- a CDS encoding DnaJ domain-containing protein — protein: MENYYSILNVSNNADEDQIKQAYRTLAMKYHPDKNPDNKAAEEKFKHISEAYSVLSDPQRRRDYDLGTSTPFNSSEKTYTYGQNTNPFGDDIFSSNWWKNWRNIRSENAKKREKISRSEAFKILISGILLTIVGLLLFKSIIFLGILGFLLALSLVAEGVLRIRKGYMAIFD